One genomic region from Candidatus Endomicrobiellum trichonymphae encodes:
- the secE gene encoding preprotein translocase subunit SecE produces the protein MNLIRTFIQFFKESYYELTKVTWLGKKEVVGTTIIVIIFVIIMSIFVSVVDLFLGTVVGIIL, from the coding sequence ATGAATTTAATTAGAACGTTCATACAATTTTTTAAAGAGTCGTATTACGAGCTTACAAAGGTTACATGGCTTGGCAAAAAAGAAGTTGTGGGAACTACTATAATAGTGATTATATTTGTTATTATCATGTCTATTTTTGTAAGCGTTGTTGACTTGTTTTTAGGCACTGTTGTTGGTATTATATTATAG
- the nusG gene encoding transcription termination/antitermination protein NusG → MANQWYVVHVYSGHEYKVKKGLEMTVANLNMQDTISQILVPTEEVIEVKQNKKKIKKRKFYPGYIFVEMTINNSTYWLIRNTAGVTGFLGGVKPIPISQFEVENILNTVANPDTSKPRPAVSFEKEENIRIIEGPFKHFIGIVEEVNHERGKLRVMVTIFGRHTPVELGFLQVEKM, encoded by the coding sequence ATGGCAAACCAATGGTATGTTGTTCATGTTTATTCAGGACATGAATATAAAGTAAAAAAAGGGTTGGAAATGACTGTTGCAAATTTGAACATGCAGGATACTATTTCGCAAATACTTGTCCCCACTGAAGAGGTAATTGAGGTAAAACAAAATAAAAAAAAAATAAAAAAAAGAAAATTCTATCCCGGTTATATTTTTGTTGAGATGACGATAAACAATTCGACTTACTGGCTTATTAGAAACACCGCAGGAGTTACAGGTTTTTTGGGCGGCGTAAAGCCTATTCCAATATCGCAGTTTGAAGTTGAAAATATTCTTAACACTGTTGCCAATCCGGATACTTCTAAGCCCAGACCCGCGGTATCGTTTGAGAAAGAAGAAAATATCCGTATTATTGAAGGGCCGTTTAAACATTTTATAGGTATCGTGGAAGAAGTCAATCACGAGAGAGGTAAGTTAAGAGTTATGGTGACGATATTCGGAAGGCATACACCGGTAGAGCTTGGTTTCTTGCAGGTTGAAAAAATGTAA
- the rplK gene encoding 50S ribosomal protein L11, producing MPPKKIKAMIKLQIPAGGANPSPPVGPALGQQGVNIMDFCKQFNERTKSMEQGMTIPAVITVFEDRSFTFITKIPPVPVLIKKAAGVAKASGVPNRNKAGKITATQVEEIAKQKMPDLNANGDLNAAKLMIEGTARSMGIDIVK from the coding sequence ATGCCCCCTAAAAAAATAAAAGCAATGATTAAATTACAAATTCCCGCAGGCGGAGCAAATCCGTCGCCACCAGTAGGTCCCGCATTGGGACAGCAGGGCGTAAATATTATGGATTTCTGCAAACAATTCAATGAAAGAACAAAAAGTATGGAGCAGGGAATGACAATACCTGCAGTTATAACTGTATTTGAAGACAGATCATTTACTTTTATAACAAAAATACCCCCCGTTCCGGTTTTGATTAAAAAAGCTGCCGGTGTTGCAAAAGCTTCTGGAGTTCCTAATAGAAATAAAGCAGGAAAAATTACTGCGACACAGGTAGAAGAAATAGCAAAGCAAAAAATGCCGGACTTAAATGCAAACGGAGACCTGAATGCTGCAAAGCTTATGATTGAGGGAACTGCAAGAAGTATGGGCATTGATATTGTTAAGTAA
- the rplA gene encoding 50S ribosomal protein L1, whose translation MGKRLSEASKLVDKNMVYKLTEAVILVKETAKAKFDETIEIHIKLGIDPKRSDQMVRGTISIPHGIGRTRKIAVLAKGEKQKEAEAAGADIIGSDDLIEDISKGKLGSGFDVLVATPDVMKDLSRVAKILGPKGLMPNPKSGTVTFEIGKTVEELKKGRVEYKNDSFGIIHVPVGKASFEKEKLENNIKTLLEAVAKAKPLSSKGQYIKSISISSTMGPGIFVEQKI comes from the coding sequence GTGGGTAAAAGATTAAGCGAAGCGTCAAAGTTAGTTGATAAGAACATGGTTTATAAACTGACGGAAGCTGTAATTCTTGTAAAAGAAACGGCAAAAGCAAAATTTGACGAAACTATTGAAATTCATATTAAGTTAGGCATTGATCCTAAACGGAGCGATCAGATGGTGAGAGGTACAATATCTATCCCGCACGGCATCGGTAGGACAAGAAAAATCGCGGTTTTGGCAAAAGGCGAAAAACAAAAGGAAGCTGAAGCAGCGGGTGCTGATATTATAGGTTCAGATGACTTAATTGAGGATATATCAAAAGGTAAACTTGGTTCTGGCTTCGACGTTTTGGTTGCGACGCCTGACGTTATGAAAGATTTGAGTAGGGTTGCAAAAATTCTCGGACCTAAGGGTCTTATGCCGAATCCGAAGTCAGGAACTGTGACGTTTGAGATCGGCAAAACAGTTGAAGAACTTAAAAAAGGAAGAGTCGAATATAAAAACGATTCTTTCGGAATAATTCATGTTCCGGTAGGAAAGGCATCTTTTGAAAAAGAAAAACTTGAAAACAATATAAAAACTTTGCTTGAAGCTGTTGCGAAAGCAAAACCTTTAAGTTCAAAGGGACAGTATATAAAGAGTATTTCTATTTCATCAACTATGGGTCCCGGTATATTTGTTGAACAAAAAATATAG
- the rimP gene encoding ribosome maturation factor RimP, with translation MRKVQEIEDLLAPVAAREKIEIVDVQYSKKAGDWVARIFIDKDSGVTISDCENISCIFGAFLDESDILKDSHVLEISSPGFKRVLKSEKSFRRFIGSKTRIRTFKPINNQRNFLGTLLNFDDGRIKINDVTNGVVEIEFSDIRKANIEADI, from the coding sequence ATGAGAAAAGTGCAGGAAATAGAGGATTTGCTTGCTCCAGTTGCAGCGAGGGAAAAAATTGAAATAGTTGATGTACAGTACAGTAAGAAAGCTGGCGATTGGGTTGCAAGAATTTTTATCGATAAAGACAGCGGGGTGACAATAAGCGACTGTGAAAATATAAGCTGTATTTTCGGTGCTTTTTTAGATGAGAGCGATATATTAAAAGATTCTCATGTTCTGGAAATTTCTTCTCCGGGATTTAAAAGAGTTTTAAAGAGCGAAAAAAGTTTTAGACGTTTTATAGGAAGTAAAACTAGAATTCGGACTTTTAAACCTATAAATAATCAAAGGAATTTTTTAGGAACTCTTTTAAATTTTGATGATGGCAGGATAAAAATAAACGATGTGACAAACGGAGTTGTGGAAATAGAATTTTCAGATATAAGAAAAGCTAATATAGAAGCAGATATTTAG
- the nusA gene encoding transcription termination factor NusA encodes MAEKGELLIALEQIEKDKKIKKEDILVVIENALVSAYKKHVGKNVNVEAKVNPELEEMTASVVKVVVKDVVNPLLEICVQDAKKFDQSAEIGTEVRIPLDTRDFSRIAAQTAKQVIVQKIRESERDSLFDEMKEKIGQIANGAIYRIINRNLIVDLGKTEAILPSSEQVFKEKFSVGQYIKAVIIKVEKSVKGSGVVLSRTSIELVKRLFELEVPEIYEKIVEIVNVVREPGVRTKITVLSHNPKVDPVGACVGVKGARVKPIIDELRGERIDLVSYSVDPAKYIASAMSPAKIVSVTTISEEEKKAEVLVTDDMLFLAIGKNGHNVRLAAKLTGWHIDVKSEGQKKQEGNERIEKQAEVFEKLEGFSERIIKMLVKAGITDVEKLSLLTTEYLITLPGIGHKTAEKIIEVAKKIALENKQECLYAIKTR; translated from the coding sequence ATGGCAGAAAAGGGTGAACTTTTAATAGCTCTTGAGCAGATTGAGAAAGATAAGAAAATTAAGAAAGAAGATATTTTAGTAGTGATAGAAAATGCTCTTGTGTCGGCCTATAAAAAACATGTTGGTAAAAATGTTAATGTTGAAGCTAAAGTCAATCCTGAATTGGAGGAGATGACGGCAAGCGTAGTAAAAGTTGTTGTCAAGGATGTTGTAAATCCGCTTTTAGAGATATGTGTTCAAGATGCAAAAAAATTCGATCAAAGTGCAGAGATTGGGACTGAGGTAAGAATACCTCTTGATACGCGGGATTTTTCGCGTATTGCCGCGCAGACAGCAAAACAGGTTATAGTGCAGAAAATCAGGGAATCCGAGAGGGATTCGCTGTTTGACGAGATGAAAGAAAAGATTGGACAGATTGCAAATGGTGCTATATATCGCATAATAAACAGAAATCTTATAGTGGATTTGGGTAAAACAGAAGCGATACTTCCTTCAAGCGAGCAGGTATTTAAAGAGAAATTTAGTGTTGGGCAGTATATAAAAGCCGTAATTATAAAAGTTGAAAAGAGTGTTAAAGGTTCCGGAGTCGTTTTATCGAGAACAAGCATCGAACTTGTAAAAAGACTTTTTGAACTTGAAGTTCCTGAAATTTACGAGAAAATTGTAGAGATAGTAAATGTTGTAAGAGAGCCGGGTGTGAGGACAAAGATAACCGTACTGTCGCATAATCCGAAAGTTGATCCTGTAGGAGCATGCGTAGGCGTGAAAGGCGCGAGAGTGAAACCCATCATCGATGAATTAAGAGGTGAAAGGATTGATTTGGTGTCTTATTCTGTAGATCCGGCAAAATATATAGCGAGTGCGATGTCTCCCGCAAAAATTGTTTCCGTAACCACTATTTCTGAAGAAGAGAAAAAAGCAGAAGTTTTGGTGACCGATGATATGCTGTTTTTGGCTATTGGCAAAAACGGGCATAACGTAAGACTTGCAGCAAAACTCACAGGTTGGCATATCGATGTAAAATCAGAGGGACAGAAAAAACAGGAAGGTAATGAAAGAATTGAAAAACAAGCTGAGGTTTTCGAAAAACTTGAAGGTTTTAGCGAAAGAATCATAAAAATGCTTGTAAAAGCTGGAATTACGGATGTAGAAAAGTTATCCTTGCTAACAACTGAATATCTTATTACTCTACCTGGTATAGGTCATAAAACTGCCGAAAAGATTATTGAAGTGGCAAAAAAAATAGCATTAGAAAATAAGCAGGAGTGTTTATATGCCATCAAAACAAGGTGA